The Thermomonospora amylolytica sequence CCCGGTGGACCCGCCTGGTCTCGGCCGACGGCTCCAGCCCCAGTTCGTCCGTGAGCACCACACGGAGCCGCTGGTAGGCGTCGAGCGCCTCGGCCCGGCGGCCCGAACCGTGCAGGGCGGTCATGAGCTGCTCGTGGAACCGCTCGTGCAGCGGATACTCGACCGTCAGCATGCGCAGCTCGCTCACCACGTCGGTGTGACGGCGCAGTTCGAGGTCGGCGGCGATCCGGTCGCCGAGGGCCGACAGCCGCGCCTCCTCCAGCCGTGTCCGGTGCGAGAACAGCAGCGGACCGGCGGGGACGTCCGTGAGCGGCCGGCCGCGCCACAGGTCCAGGGCGGTGCCCAGCAGCCGGGAGGCCGATTCGGCGTCGCCTCGTCCGAAGGCCCGGTGCCCCTCCCGGGCCAGCCGCGCGAACCGCTCGGCGTCGATGTTCCCGGGCTCGATGCGGAGACAGTAGCCCGGCGGCCGTGTGGCTATCGGGTCCGGACGGCCCGTGCCCTTCCGCAGCAGTTTCCTGAGCTGGTAGACGTACGTCTGCAAGGTGGACGAGGCACCCGCGGGCGGAGCGCCGTCCCACAACTCGTCGACCAGCGTTTCGGCCGGCACCACCCTGTTGGGGGACATGGCCAGGACCGCCAGCACCGCGCGCACTCTCGGCGCGGTCGGCGTCAGATCCCGCCCGTCGTCGCGGATCTCGAACGGACCGAGTACGGAGATTTGCATTTCAACCCGCCTGAGACGTTGCCTGGTAGGAGCATCCAGAAGGCGGGATGAGTGGCGGTATATCGGCGGTAATCCGTGCGGGTGACACCGTGCTCATCGTCGACCCGGTGACTGCTCATCGGCGCCGTGAGCGCCTCGGCGAGGAACGCCCGGAACCGGATTCCGCGGTCAGCTCCTTGCCCGCGCACCGCCGCGGCCCGGGCCGCCCTCATGGGCGCATTCGACCGTCCTGGCCGGCTGGGGCGCCGCTGGGGCCTACGGCGATGTCCGGCATCCGGCCTTGACGCGTTCACCAGTCCCCGCGCGCAGGATGTCGCTGCGACGACGGAACCCGCCCGCCGAAAGGACGCACGGTAACCGTCCGAAAACCGGTTGCGAGGCCTCTGGGAGCGGCGCTCTGGAAGCTCAGCCGACACACCGGGCGGAGAACAGGATCCATGACCGGCCACACCGTGCTAGGGGGGCCTTTGTATACAGGGAGACACCGGAAGATCAGGAGAGAATTCTCGGTGCTGACGTGGCCCAGGCACCCTTGGAGCACTTACGCGTTCGCCTTGCTGGCCGTCGGTACGGCGTTGCTGACCGTGGCCGTGGGAACGATCCTCACCGTGTTCCCCCGAATCCGTGACAACGACTCCGTCCCCGCCCCGTGCACCCGTGCGGTCCTTCGGACGTCACTCGCGAGGGCTGTTTCCGGGGGGACCGCCTGTCCTCCGCACCCGCAGGGTCCCGCGCCGCCACCGTCGACGCCCACACCGCAGCCCACGGTGACCCCGCCGATGACACCGCCCTCACAACCGGTCAGGGCTGTGCTCGTTCGGGTGGGGCCGCCGGGTGACGAGGTTCGCGGCGGGCGGGCGGCGCCGGTCGCTCCCGGCTCACCGGCTCCGTGACATGCCCGGCAGGAGGCGTGCCGCGAGCCAGGCCACGGCGCCGGCGACGGCGCCGACGAGGACACCGGTGAACACGCTGCCGCCGAACGCGGAGATCCGCAGGATCAGCGACTCGACGGCCGGTGACAGCTCGCCCTCGAGGTTCCCGCCCAGCCGGGGCGGGTCACCGTCGAACGCCTCGTTCCACAGGATCTGATGGGTGACGGCCAGCATGACGCCGTACCCCAGGCCCACGGCGAGCAGGGCCGGGAACGGGTTGGGCGGACGGCGCCGCAGGACGACGGCGATCCAGATGAGGACCGGGCCGAACACCAGGATCGCGTTCACTCCCGGGCCCACCAGATCGAGGTCGTGGGCGATCACCCGGGGAACGCCGAGCGCCGCCAGCGCCACGATCAAGGGGGGCGGCATCCCCAGCGAACGCCGCAACGCACCGGGGGCCTTCTTCTGCCGCTGCCACATGGGAGGACACCTCGTTCAACGGATCATCGAGTGCTCCGCAACGCTAGGTCGCCGATGACGGAGGCCACGTCGGCCTGCGGTAGCGATCCCGTTACACCCACGGATGCATTCCAGGCGGCTCCGGATACCACCCCGGTTGTCACCCGGCCGATTCCACGGCAAGGGCCTGCGACCACGGGGGGCGGCTCCGAGGGGTCATCGTTGCGACGGGTCCAGGGCGACCCCGCCCATGTCGTGGGCACGTGTGCGGCGAGGATCGCGTTGTCGAGTTGTCCGGCAACCCCACCCATCCGGAGCCTTGATGCGCATCCGCCTTTTCGCCGCCGTCGCCGCCACCGGCGTGAGCCTGGCCGCGTGCAGCGCGGGCTCGTCGACGACACCGGCCCCCACCGGGACGACCTCCGCGCCGGCGCCCCCCGCGCCCACCCGTGTCGGCGGGATCTCCGTTGATCTCGTGCGCCCGTCGGCGCAGCCGGTCGAACTGGCCGAGGCGATCAGGCCGCTCGAGGTCACCTACACGTACGGAGGCGGGCGGTACACGCTGCGGGACTACCTGACGCGCTCGCAGGCGAACGGATTCCTCGTCCTGGACGGGCGGACGATCGTGGCCGAACGCTACGTCCGGGCGGATCGCGGCACCCGGTTCCAGTCGTGGTCGGTGGCCAAGTCCATCACCTCGGCGGCGGTGGGCGTCGCCCTGCAGGAGGGGCGCATCCGGTCGATCGACGACCCGGTGACCCGGTACCTGCCGGAACTGCGCGGCTCGGGCTATGCCGGAGTGTCCGTCCGCGACCTGCTGCGGATGTCGTCGGGGATCGCCTGGGACGAGCGGCGCGACGTGCCCAGGACGCATCTGGACGCGGCGGGGGGCCGTTCGCTGAGCCGGATCGCGGCGCGGCAGGTCCGGGGATGGACGCCGGGCACCAGGTTCGAGTACACGAGCATGAACTCCTTCGTGCTCTCCATGCTGATCCACCGCGTCACGGGCATGCCCTACCACGCCTATGTCGAGTCGAGGATCTGGCGGCCGGCGGGGATGGAGTCCACCGTGCAGATCGGCAACGACGCCCACGGGGAGAGCCTCGGCTACTGCTGCTTCTTCGCGACCGCCCGTGACTACGCCCGCTTCGGGCTGCTCTACCTGAACGAGGGCAAGGCCCACGGCCGCCAGGTGGTGCCCCGGTCCTGGATCACCCTCTCGACCAAGCCGTCGGCCCCGTTCAACCAGAACTACGGGCTGCACTGGTGGCTCGGCGACGGGGGGCAGGGCGACTTCATGGCGGCCGGGCTCGGCGGGCAGTACGTCTACGTCTCGCCCAGGCACGGAGTCGTCATCGTCAAGACCACCCAGCGCGCCACCGGGAACGGCCATCACCTCCAGGGCGAGTCGCTGGCCGCGTTCCGCGCCGTGGCCGCCGAGGTCGCCCGGACGCGCTGATCCACACCCTCCCCGGCCCGGCGACGAGGCCGCGCCTCGCGCCGCCGGTCGCGGCGTGACCCGATCCCCGGATCACCGGCCGGGGAGGCCGGCGGGGTCGGCGGCGCGGCCGCGTCGGAGTTCGGCCGCCAGCGTCTGCTCGCCGAGGGCGGCGCGGACCGCCGCGGTGATGCGGTCCACGTCGCCGCGGGCGGCGTGCGGCAGGGGCGCCCCCGCCGACTCCCTGGCCGCGGCCGCCGCGCCCAGCAGCCGGGCGGCGTGCGCGTGGTCGCCCGCCAGCGCCCGGGCACCGGCCAGCCCTTCCAGCGCGAAGGCGACCGCTCGGGGATCACCGAGGCGGCGCGCGGCGGTCAGGCCCTCCAGATGCAGGTCGTGGGCCGCCTGCGCGTCGCCGCGCTGCTCGGCGACGAAGCCGAGTTCGGACAGGGCCAGCGCGATGCCGGGCTCGAAGCCCACCTGCCGCTGCCAGTCGAGCGCGTCGCGCAACAGCCTCTCCGCGTCGTCCAGCCTGCCCTCGCGTCGCGCGCCCAGCGCCAGGCCGATCTCCGCGAACACCTCGCCGGGCCGATAACCCTGCTCGGCGGCCAGCCGGAGGGCCTGTTCGTGGAGGCGCCGGGCCTCGGCGTGGTCACCGTCCAGCAGCGCGATCCTGCCGAGCCCGGACAGCATGTAGGAGACCTGCATCCACAGCCCGAGTTCCTCGGCCATGCGCAGGCCCTGCCGCAGCAGGCCGGACGCCTCCCGGTGGTCGCCCCTGATCTCGGCCAGCCTGCCGAGCAGGTCGATGGCCCGCAGCCGTCCCCAACGGTCCCCGAGGTCGCCGAAGAGCGCCGCGCCCTGTTCGGCGTGACGGGCACAGCGGGACAGGTCCCCGCGGTTGATGGCGTAGTGGGCCAGGGTGGTCAGTGCGGCGGCCGTGCCCCAGCGGCACCCGAGGCGGCGGAAGTCGGCGAGGGCCCGCTCCGCCAGCTCCTCCCCGGTGGAGGGGGCGCCGCCGCCGAGCAGGATCTCACCGAGGAACCACGCGGCCCTGGCCCGCCCGTGCGGATCGTCGAGGTCCTCGTACGGTTCGAGCGCCGCGCGAATCCGCTCCGCCCGGTCGGCGCCGTGTCGTCCCAGCAGTTCCATGCCCGCCTGCCAGGCTCCGGCCGCCGCCCGCAGCGCGGGGTCCGCCCGATCGTCCAGGCTCAGCGCCATGCCCAGCAGCCGGCGGCCCTCACCGAGACGACCGCGCAGGAACCAGTACCAGGCCATGGCGTTGACCAGCCGCAGCGCCAGGTCCGGCCGGTCGCGCCGCACCGCGCCCTCGACGGCGGCGCGCAGGTTGGCGTGTTCCAGATCCAGGCGCGCCAGCCACCGTCGCTGTTCGGGGCCGCGCAGCAGCGCTCCGGCCCGTTCGGCGAACTCGACGTAGTAGCGGTCGTGCCGGGATCGGACGCGTTCGGCCTCGCCCGCCTCCCGCAGCCGCTCGGCGCAGTAGGCGGCCACGGACTCCAGCAGCCGGTACCGGGAGCCGCGCGCGTCACCGGCCACGACGACCATGGAGCGGTCGACCAGGCGGGCCAGCAGGTCCGCGACGTCCTCGGCGGGCACGCCGTCCCCGGCGCAGACCGCCTCGGCGGCCTCCAGGGAGCAGCCGTCGGCGTGCACGGCGAGGCGGCGGAGCACGGCGCGTTCCGGTCCGGTCAGCAGCTCCCAGCTCCAGTCGATCGTGGCCCGCAGGGTCCGCTGCCGCTGCGGGACGTCCCGCCGCCCGGCCGACAGCAGGCGGAAGCGGTCGTCGAGCCGGGCCGCCAGCTCGTGCACGCCGAGCGCCCGCACCCGGTTGGCCGCCAGTTCCAGGGCCAGCGGGATGCCGTCCAGGCGGCGGCAGATCGACGCGACGGCGCGGGCGTTGTCCGCGGTGAGGGCGAAGCCCGGCGCCGCGGCGGCCGCGCGCGCCGTGAACAGCCGTACGGCGCTGAACCTCTGCAGGGTCGCGGGCCCGGTCTCCGTCGCCGCGTACGGGAGTTCCAGCGGCGGCACCGTCCAGACCGCCTCCCCGCCGACCCCGAGCGTCTCCCGGCTGGTCGCCAGGATCCGCACCCCGGGGTCGGCGGCCAGCAGCCGATGGGCCAGCCCGGCGACGGACCCGATGACGTGCTCGCAGTTGTCGAGCACGAGCAGCAGCCGCCGGTCGTGCAGCGCACGGGTGACCCGGTCGGCCGCCCGGACGGCCGCACCGGCGGGGAGGGGACCGGGCGTGAGGTCGTCGCGGACGCCGAGCGTGGCGGCCACCGCGTCCACCACCGCGTCCGGCTGGTCGAGCCCGGCCAGCTCGACGAGCCACACGCCGTCCGGGAAGGCGTCGAGCAGCCGGGCCGCCGTCTCCAGGGCCAGCCGGGTCTTGCCCACGCCGCCCGGTCCGGTGAGCGTGACCAGCCGGTGGGAGGCGAGCAGCGCGTGCACCTCGGCGACCGCCCCGGCCCTGCCGATCAGCTCGGTGGGCGACGCGGGCAGGTTCGTACGGTGCCGGGCGGGCACCGGGTTCAGGGCGGGATCCTGGCGGAGGATCGCCTCGTGGAGGGCGACCAGCTCGGGACCGGGGTCCAGGCCCATCTCCTCGCGCAGGCGGTCGCGCAGCCCGGCGAAGCTCTCCAGCGCCTCGCTCTGCCGCCCGGACCGGTAGAGGGCGCGCATGTGCGCGGCGCGCAGCCGTTCCCGGAGCGGATGGCGGGCCACCAGGTCGCCCAGCTCACCGGCCAGCGGGCCGTGCTCGCCGAGGGCGAGCCGTGCCTCGGCGAGGTCCTCCACCGCGGTCAGCCGCTGCTCCTCCAGGCGCATGATCGCGGCCCGGGCGAACTCCTCGTCGGCGAAGTCGGCGTACGCCGGTCCCCGCCACAGCGCCAGCGCGTCGGCCAGCAGCGCCGCCCTGGCCCGGGGATCGGCCGTCTCCCGTGCCCTGGCCAGCAGCGAGGCGAACCGGGCGGCGTCGAGCGTGTCGGGATCGACGCGCAGCGCGTACCCGGGCGGCCGGAACGCCAGCAGCTCCCGGGCGCCCGGTTCGGCGTCCTCCAGGATCCGGCGCAGCTGGGACACCTTGACCTGGAGCGCGCCCGCGGGGTCACGGGGCGGCCTGGGTCCCCACAGGTCGTCGATCAGCCGGTCCACCGACAGCGGCCGTCCCTCCTGGACGAGCAGGTCGGCCAGCAGGACCCGGACCGTCGGCCTGCGGACCGTGACCGGGGCGCCGTCCGCCGTCCACACCTCCAGCGGCCCGAGCACCCCGAATCGCATGAGGTCACGATAACCCGGCCGAAAACCTCCGACCGGCGCCGGCAGGCGGCCGGAAAGCGGGCGGAAGGCGGGCGGTAAGCGCGGGGCCGCAGGGTCGGATCGCGACACCGACGACTCACGGGAGCGCACATGACCCTCATGACGCCCGACACCGCGCCGTTGCGCACAGTGATGATCATCGGCAGTACCCGCAGGGGCCGCTTCGGCTCCACGGTCGCCCGCTGGTTCGCCGAACAGGCCGGTCAGCGCACCGACATGACCCTCGACGTCATCGACCTGAGCACGGCCGGGCTGCCCGACACGCTCGTCGACGAGGGCGACGACCTCCCCGCACCGGTACGGGCCCTGGCCCCGCGCCTGGACGCCGCCGACGCGTTCGTGATCGTCACGCCCGAGTACAACCACAGCTTCCCCGCCCCCCTCAAGACCGCCATCGACTGGTTCGTGGACGAGTGGAGGGCCAAGCCCGTCGGCTTCGTCTCCTACGGGGGGATGTCGGGCGGCCTGCGCGCGGTCGAGCAGCTCCGCCTGGTCTTCTCCGAGCTGCACGCCATGACCGTCCGCGACACCGTCAGCTTCCACTCCTGCCGGGACAAGTTCGACGACGCCGGCCGGCCCGTCGACGCGGCCGGCTGTGACGCGGCCGCCAAGGGCCTGCTCGACCAGCTCGCCTGGTGGGCCCATGCCCTCCGCGACGCCCGTGCCGCACGTCCCTACGGTCTGTGAACCCGCTCGAGGAGACCGCGATGACCTCCGTGACACCGCCGAAGGGCCGGAGCCTGGCCCTGCTGGCGTTCTCCTGCCTCATCACCTCGCTGGACTTCACCATCGTGTACGTGGCGCTGCCCGACATCGTGCGGGAGGTCGGGTTCTCCGGCCACTCGGCCCAGTGGGTCATCAGCGCCTACGCCGTCTTCTTCGGCGGCTTCCTGCTCCTCGGCGGGCGCTCGGCCGACCTGCTGGGGCGCCGCCGCATGTTCGTCCTGGGCATGGCCCTGTTCGGCGGCGCGTCGCTGCTCGGCGGGCTCGCGTCCACGCCCGGCGCGCTGATCGCCGCGCGCGCGATCCAGGGGGTGGGCGCCGCGGTGGTGTTCCCGGCCACCCTGTCGCTGGTCAACACCATGTTCGCCGAGGGGCGCGAGCGCGTGCGGGCGCTGGCCGTCTGGGCGATGGCCGGTGCCGGAGGGCTGAGCCTCGGCGCGCTGCTGGGCGGCGTGCTGACGTACGGGTTCGGCTGGCAGGCGGTGTTCCTGGTGAACGTGCCGCTGGTGGTCGCCGCCGCCGCGGCCGCGTTCGCCCTGCTGGGCGCGGACGGGCCGGTGGAACGCGGCCGCGGCTACGACCTGCCCGGCGTGCTGACCGGCACGGCGGGCGCCACCCTGCTGGTGTACGCGATCGCCGAGATCCCCGAGACGGGCTGGACCTCCGCGACCGTCGCCGCCGCCGGGTCGGCGCTCGCGCTGCTGACCGTCTTCCTCGGTGTCGAGGCGCGCAGCCGGAACCCGTTGATGCCGCTGCGGCTGCTGCGCAACCGCGGTCTGGCCGCCGCCCTGATGGTCATCTTCGTGTTCGGGGCCACCATGCAGAACGTCGTGTACTTCCTCACCCTGTACTTCCAGGACGTGCTGGGCTACTCGGCGCTGCGGGCCGGGCTGGCGTTCCTCAGCCTGTCCGCGGTGATCGCGCTGGCCAACTTCGTCGCCGGGCGGCTGATGGTCCGTGTCGGCGTCCGCGCCACCCTGGTCATCGCGCTGGTGCTCGGAGCGGCCGGCGGCGCCCTGCTGGCCGCCGGGATGGCGCCCGGCGGCTCCTACCGCACCGTGCTCGCCGGGATCCTGGTGTACGGCCTGGGCATGGGCACGATCTATCCCACCCAGTTCGCGGCCGCCGGCACCGGTGTGGCCGCGCGGGAGCAGGGCATCGCCGGCGGCATGGCCAACACCGCCATGCAGCTGGGGGTGGGCACGGGGCTGGCCGTGCTCGTCGGGGTCGCGGGCTCGGGCCTGGACGGCCTGACGGGTGAGGCGTTGCGCGAGGCCACCGCCGACGGGCTGCGCGCCGCCGTCCTCGTGGCCGCCGCGCTGACGCTGCTGGGCATCCTCGCGGCCCTGGCCTTCCCCCGGCGGCGAGTCCCGGCTCAGACCGGCGATCCCGATCCGGCCCCCGCCGAGGTCGCCGGGCGATCCCGCAGCTGACGGGCCTGAGATCGCGCACCGGCCCCTCCCGGGGAGGGACTCCGGCAGGTGGGCGCGGCAGACCCCGGTAAGCCTCCGGTGAGTACGACCACGGGTTGATCACAGATCGCAGGGGAGCGGGCACCGACGGGCGCGGAGGTGATAGAGGTCTCCTGCGGCACTTGCGGTGGCGAGTGCCGCTTTGCCTGTGATCGGGGCCTCTCCGACTCGCGGGCGTTCGGTCCGGGCGGCCCGGGGCGAACGCCCGTGCCGGACGGGGACGCCGCCGATGTCCTCGTCGAGCTGCGGGAGTTGATGATGACCGGTGCTGGAGCGGGCGCCTCCATGCGGGTCGCGCACTTCAGTGACACGTTCCTGCCGCGCAGGGACGGCATCGTGACCTCGTTGCGGACCCTGATCCCCGAACTGAGCGCCGCCGGGCATCCCGGTCTCCTGGTCGCGCCCGGCCGCCGGCGCCAGAGCCCCGAGGAGGTCGGGCTCGCCCTCCCGTCGATTCCGGCGGGGGTCGCCGAGATGCGGCTGTGCCCGCCGCGGCTGCGCCACGTGGCGGCGATCGCCGCGTGGTCCCCGGCGCTCGTCCACGTGCACACCCCCGGCACGGTCGGGCTCCTGGGGGCCCTGGTGGCCCGCCGGCTCGGCCTGCCGATGGTCGCCACCTACCACACCGACCTGCACGCCTACGCCGACGCCTACCGGATCCCCACCTGCGCGCTGCGGCTGATGCTGCGCGGGTACGCGCGCCGCCTGGCGGTGGAATGCCCGCCCGCCGAACGGCGCGAGGAGATCATCGACGCGGTCAACACGCTCCTGTACGGCGCCGCCGACACGCTCGTGGTCCCCACCGAGGCGATCCTGCACCGGACCCCCTGGTTGTCGCGGCATCCCCGGGTGGTCGTGGCGCCCAACGGCGTGGCGCCCCTCGAGGTGCCCGCCGGCGCCGGCGAGGAGTTCCGCGCCCGGTGGGGGATCCCGGCACGGGCGCCCCTGGTCCTGTTCGTCGGCCGGGTCGGCCCGGAGAAGGGGGTCGATCTGCTCGCGCAGGCGTTCGGCGAGGTCCTCAAGACCGTCCCGGACGCGTGGCTGGTCATGGTCGGCGCCGTCTACAGGCCGCGATGGCTGCGCCGGGTGCTGGCGAACGCCGGCGTCGCGCACCGTGCGGTCACCACCGGGCAGCAGCCGCCTTCGGTGGTCGGCGCCGCCTACGCCGGCGCCCAGGTGTTCGGCTTCCCCTCCCTCACCGACACCCAGGCGCTGGTCCTGCACGAGGCCGCGCTCGCGGGAGTGCCGTCCGTGGTGGTCGACCCGGTCCTGCACGAGGCGAGCCCGCTGCGGCACGACATGGTCCTCGCCCAGCCCACCCCGGCCGCCATGGGCTCCGCGATCGCGGCCCTGCTCCTGGACCCCGGCGCGGCCCGCGCGCGAGGCGCCTCCGCCCGCCGCCGCGCCGTCGACCTCCATCCCCGGCGGCAGAGCGATCTGATGCTCTCCCTGTACCGCGACGCCTGGTCCCGGGCCTGCCAGGCCCCCGTCCCCACCGGGCGGTGACCGTTCCGGCGGGGCGGGCCGCGACCTCGTTCTCAGAAGACCCGGCCGACGTCCTGGCGGATGATGGTGGCCGGACGCGTCGCGGCCCGCGCCCTGCCGGGGCGGAACGGCCGCGCACCGGATCCCGGTGAGCAGGTCGTATCCAGTGAGTGGAAAGTGGATTTCCGTTTGTGGAAGTCAACTGTCCGCGCCAGGGCGCTCGTCATTCCAAAGCGCATCGAGCGAAAACCGTCGCCGTTCACAACCGGCGTCGTGTCCCGCACGAGAAAGTGATTCTCGGCGAGAGCGGTCAGCTCGTGCGGGAGGGATGCCACTCGTAGTGGTGCTCGGGGCGGCCGGGGCCGCCGTAGTGGGGGCGGCGGACGGCGAGGTTCTGGGCGGTGAGGTGTTCGAGGTAGCGGCGGGCGGTGACCCGGGAGATGCCCAGGGCCTCGGCGATCTGGGCGGCCGACAGCGCCTCGGGGGAGGCGCGCAGGGCCTCGACGACCTCGGCCAGGGTGTCGGGACTGAGGCCCTTCGGGAGGACCGCCGGGGTGGTGGGGGTGCGCAGGGCGGCCAGGGCGCGGTCGATGTCGTGCTGGGCGGGCGGGCCGGTCGGGCGGGCCAGGTGGCGGTGGTACTCGGCGTACTGCTGGAGCTTGTCGCGGAACGCGGCGAACGTGAACGGCTTGAGCAGGTACTGCACGACGCCCTGGGCCACGGCGGCGCGCACCAGGTCCAGGTCGCGGGCGGAGGTGACGGCGATGACGTCGACGGTGCGGCCCTGGGCGCGCATGGCGCGGCACACCTCCAGCCCGCCGACGTCCGGCAGGTAGAAGTCCAGCAGCACCAGATCGACCTCGTGGGCGGCCAGGAAACGCAGGGCCTGCGCGCCGCTGCCGCACGTTCCCGCGACGGTGAAACCCGGCACCCGTTCCACGTAGGCGCGGTGCGCCTCGGCGATCAGCGGCTCGTCCTCGACCACCAGCACCCGGATCATCGGACCGCCGCCTCCCGGAGCGGCAGCCGCACGGTCACCACCGCCCCCTGATCCCGGGTCACCTCGATGTCCCCGTCGTACCGGCGGATGACCTGGCGGACCAGGCCCAGCCCGATGCCGCGCCCCTGCGGGCGTTCGGCGGGCTTGGTGGACCAGCCCGGGGTGAACGCCTCCGCCAGCCGGTCCGGGTCGAGCCCCGTGCCGGTGTCGGCGACGCGCACGACCAGTGCCGTGTCCTCCTGCCGTACGGTGACGTGGACCCGGCGCGGGGGCGGCGCGGACTGGGCGGCCTCGATGGCGTTGTCGACCAGGTTGCCGACCAGCGTCACCAGGTCGCGCGGCCGCAGGCCCGTCTCCGCGGTGACGGCGGTGTCGTCGGTGACGGTCAGCTCCACGCCGTGCTGTGCCGCCTGCGCCGCCTTCCCCAGCAGCAGCGCCGACAGCACCGGCTCGTCCACCGCGGCCAGCAGGCGGTCGGTGAGCTCCTGCGCGGTGGCCAGCTCGGCGGTGGCGAACGCGACCGCCTCCTCGGCCCGCCCCAGCTCCACCATCGTGATCACCGTGTGCAGCTTGTTGGCCGCCTCGTGGGCCTGGGCGCGCAGCGCCTCGGCCAGCCCCCGCACCGAGTTCAGCTCCCCGGACAGCGCCTCCAGCTCGGTGTGGTCCCGCAGCGTGGCGACCGCGCCGAGGGTGCGGCCGTCGCGGACGGCGGGGAGCTGGTTGACCACCAGGATCCGGTCGTCGGCCAGGTAGACCTCGTCGGTGACGGCGGGCCGGCCGTCCAGCAGCTCGCGCAGCGCCTCCGGCAGCTCGGCCGCGGGCGACGGCAGCCCCAGCAGGCGCACGGCCTCGTCGTTGACCAGCACCGGGCGGCGCCGGGAGTCGAACACCACGACGCCCTCGCGGACCGAGTGCAGCACCGCGTCGTGGTGCTCGTACATGCGGGTGATCTCGGCGGGCTCCAGGCCGAGGGTCTGCCGCCGCAGCCGCCGGCTGACCAGCAGCGCCCCCACCGCCGCCGCCCCGAACCCGGCCAGCGCCACCAGCACGATGCCCGGGACCCGGCGGCGCAGCTCCTCCCCGACCCGGATCGTGGTGATGCCGATGCCGACCATCCCGACGACCCGGCCCCGGGAGAACACCGGCACCACGGCCCGCAGCGACGGCCCCAGCGTGCCGGTGTAGGTCTCGGTCAGCACCCGCCCCCGCAACGCCTCGTCGACATGGCCGAGGAACGTGCGGCCGATCTGCCGGGGATCGGGATGGGAGTACCGCACCCGGTCGGGGCCCATCACCACCACCCAGTCCACCCCGGTCGCGCGCCGGACGTCCTCGGCCAGCGGCTGGAGCCGCCGCGCCGGGTCGGGACCGGTCAGCGCGGCGGCCACCTCGGGGGAGGCGGACAGGGTCAGGGCGATGTCCACGACCCGCTGCCGGGCCTGGTCCCGCCCCTCGACGTGGGCCTGGCGCAGCGCGAGGGCCGTGCCCATGACCAGCACCAGGCCGATGACCGCCACCTGGGCCAGGAAGATCCGGGTGGCCAGGCGCAACCTGCGCAGACGGACGAGCATGACTCAGTGTCACCTCCCGGCGGGTGTGTCATCGACCGGACGCCCGGCCGGCCGTGAACGTTATGTACGCAATCGTGACGCCCGTTGTGGCCGCCATCACGCTGACGCTGTCGTTCCCGTGGAGCCCCTCGGCTCCGTCCACCTCACGGAGGCAGACGCACATGGAGGTCCGCAGCGGGCGCAAGCGCGCTCCCTGGTACCGGCAGTTGTACGCGTGGGTGCTCGTCGCCATCGCCCTGGGCATCGCCGTGGGCCACTTCTGGCCGTTGG is a genomic window containing:
- a CDS encoding sensor histidine kinase, with product MLVRLRRLRLATRIFLAQVAVIGLVLVMGTALALRQAHVEGRDQARQRVVDIALTLSASPEVAAALTGPDPARRLQPLAEDVRRATGVDWVVVMGPDRVRYSHPDPRQIGRTFLGHVDEALRGRVLTETYTGTLGPSLRAVVPVFSRGRVVGMVGIGITTIRVGEELRRRVPGIVLVALAGFGAAAVGALLVSRRLRRQTLGLEPAEITRMYEHHDAVLHSVREGVVVFDSRRRPVLVNDEAVRLLGLPSPAAELPEALRELLDGRPAVTDEVYLADDRILVVNQLPAVRDGRTLGAVATLRDHTELEALSGELNSVRGLAEALRAQAHEAANKLHTVITMVELGRAEEAVAFATAELATAQELTDRLLAAVDEPVLSALLLGKAAQAAQHGVELTVTDDTAVTAETGLRPRDLVTLVGNLVDNAIEAAQSAPPPRRVHVTVRQEDTALVVRVADTGTGLDPDRLAEAFTPGWSTKPAERPQGRGIGLGLVRQVIRRYDGDIEVTRDQGAVVTVRLPLREAAVR
- a CDS encoding response regulator; amino-acid sequence: MIRVLVVEDEPLIAEAHRAYVERVPGFTVAGTCGSGAQALRFLAAHEVDLVLLDFYLPDVGGLEVCRAMRAQGRTVDVIAVTSARDLDLVRAAVAQGVVQYLLKPFTFAAFRDKLQQYAEYHRHLARPTGPPAQHDIDRALAALRTPTTPAVLPKGLSPDTLAEVVEALRASPEALSAAQIAEALGISRVTARRYLEHLTAQNLAVRRPHYGGPGRPEHHYEWHPSRTS
- a CDS encoding glycosyltransferase codes for the protein MPDGDAADVLVELRELMMTGAGAGASMRVAHFSDTFLPRRDGIVTSLRTLIPELSAAGHPGLLVAPGRRRQSPEEVGLALPSIPAGVAEMRLCPPRLRHVAAIAAWSPALVHVHTPGTVGLLGALVARRLGLPMVATYHTDLHAYADAYRIPTCALRLMLRGYARRLAVECPPAERREEIIDAVNTLLYGAADTLVVPTEAILHRTPWLSRHPRVVVAPNGVAPLEVPAGAGEEFRARWGIPARAPLVLFVGRVGPEKGVDLLAQAFGEVLKTVPDAWLVMVGAVYRPRWLRRVLANAGVAHRAVTTGQQPPSVVGAAYAGAQVFGFPSLTDTQALVLHEAALAGVPSVVVDPVLHEASPLRHDMVLAQPTPAAMGSAIAALLLDPGAARARGASARRRAVDLHPRRQSDLMLSLYRDAWSRACQAPVPTGR